In Candidatus Zixiibacteriota bacterium, the sequence TTGGGATCAAACCGGAATCCACCGAGCCGCTCGCCACTACCGAGGAGACGACAAGCGATGAAGCGAAACACCGACGCAAATAGGTTCGACGGGCCTCCCGGCGGTAAACAGAAAGAGCCTGACGGCGGACAGGTGCCGACCGACGTCAGCGCGGTTGACGGACGCCCGATGTACTACATCGATCGCCCGCCGACTCAGGCGCTCGTAATTCACTGTGCCGATCCGCGGTTTCAGACGCCCTTCCGTCGGTTCGTGAAAGAAGAGCTGGGGTACGGCACGTACATGCCGATCGTGATCGGCGGCGGCATACACGCATTCGGCAACCAGATCGTCCTGCCCAAGAACTTCAAGGTCCTGTGGCAACAGATCAAATTCGCGATGACGGTCATCAAAGTACCGGAAGTCGTCATTATCAATCACGAAGACTGCATCTGGTATCGTACGGCTCAGACCGACCACCCGCATCTCGAACCGGGCGTCCGGGCTCGACACGATCTCGGTCACGCGGCCAAGCTCCTGCTCCAGGATTTCGTCGGCACCCGGATCCGGAGATTCTGGGCGGAGTTGCACGGCGAGCAGGTGCGATTCGTGGAAGAGACATAGTCGTTCGCGGATAATGTCCCGGCAAAGCATGCCCCGACCTTCCGGTCGGGGCTTTTTTATCGACTGGGATTGCCGGGGTCGAGGGGTTTGACATGTTCTCTTGCGGGTCGTACTTTGCTACGTACCTTCTGCAACACGAGGTCAGCACATGAGTCTTCTCAAGGACAAAATCGTCCTGGTCACGGGAGCATCGTCGGGGATCGGCGAAGCATCGGCCCTTCGGTTTTCCCGCGAGGGAGCGCGGGTGATTATCTCCGCACGTCGGCGCGAACGACTGGAAAAGCTCGCCGGGCGGATGGCAGGCGACACGCATGCGATCGCGCTTGATGTCCGTGATGCGGGTGCGGTGAAAACGGCGATCGATACGTTGCCGGACGAATGGCGGGAGATCGATATTCTCGTAAACAATGCGGGACTGGCGCGGGGATTGTCGAAACTGCACGAGGGCGATCTCACCGACTGGAACGAGATGATCGACACCAACATCAAGGGACTGCTCCATGTCAGTCGCGCGGTCATTCCCGGCATGGTCAAGCGCGGACGCGGGCACGTGATCAATATTGGTTCGATCGCCGGGCACTGGGTCTACCCCAACGGCAACGTCTACTGCGCGACCAAATTCGCGGTCAACGCCCTGACGCAGG encodes:
- a CDS encoding SDR family NAD(P)-dependent oxidoreductase: MSLLKDKIVLVTGASSGIGEASALRFSREGARVIISARRRERLEKLAGRMAGDTHAIALDVRDAGAVKTAIDTLPDEWREIDILVNNAGLARGLSKLHEGDLTDWNEMIDTNIKGLLHVSRAVIPGMVKRGRGHVINIGSIAGHWVYPNGNVYCATKFAVNALTQGMTIDLVDTPVRVSTVDPGLVETEFSLVRFRGQTERAKQTYQGYTPLTGDDIADAVVWVASRPPHVQVQEIVIMPTAQAHSMVLDKRVGK